The DNA region agtacaagaatcattggagtagaacaaatcttattctattttgtctttttcttttgtttcttcattttttttttcattttttttttaagtaaagataataacattccctcgaaagcataatcatgagaagagtattgcaattattgaccatatttatcacttaacttataaaatcccaaaagagaagaaatttcatcaaatatgcaaaaaaaaaaatataggcataattttctccactttaaaagatatactttcctacaaatgcaaaaattataatcacataatagtcatttccaagttaaatgagaaaagaagtgcttaaaccacatatatttatctcaaatgtagaaggactttgaactactaatggtatggaacttgttaccccttggataaaatcgaaaaaaaatttaaaaattgttgaggcaagtttgcaattttggacaagattttggaaaaattttgaattttaacacaagtccaacatttgcaactaataagtcaatcacatacaatatatataatctcaattctccccctacacttaacatgcacattgtcctcaatgtgtaaaaaggaaaatcaagataaagaaagtaatactcccctatgatgtgattgaatatgaagtttcaaggtacgttgttcgcttgtcatcatcgcttcatgagttccatttgataaccattagtgatataaacctacaaatggaaaatgagaaacaaaagtgataacaaaggctcaagacatcaaaacggcgatccgtaacttcaagcccttgttttggtgatgtacctataaaaaaatacacaataagcaactcaaggtacaagaaaatatatgaggaaaagaagaaaaagagaatcaaggaagctgcatttttttaaaaaaaatgctcagaaaacgcgaTTAGAAACGCGGCTTAAGATCGCGTTTTGtaggcgcgtttcttcccaaaagttgcagtactgaaaacgcggttctgtgagaaaacgcgactttaagtcgcgttataaatggcgcgttttcatctttgatccaggcaacaaaacgcgacttccatcaaaacgcgacttcaagtcgcgttttgaaggcgcgttttcttttctgcaggtgcagaatcgaaaacgcgattctgtgaacacgcgactcagaggcgcgttttattaagaaacgcgttttctgctgcgaattttagcagaaattcaacttttgaaaatttacaaataataccccaatttcccaaaatgcatcatagatcatttgtttgctaatatactcaatgcatgcacatgtaaaatgatcaaaacatgcattttaaccccttgtaacgaatcaaaaacaacaattactcaaatcgaggggttgagttccttgatcaaacttcgcctttttcacctcatttggtcacttttgcttccatttccaatacctacaaatgaaaaataacaaaataactcaaacacatactttaaacataaaatcaccccaaaataacataaacttaaacaaacattgggttgcctcccaataagcgcttctttatagtcaatagcttgactagttcaccttatttttcaaggaggcttagttaacgaataatccaccattttaagccgtggtggatcattaaaaggtgactttatagccaaagccacatgatctaatgatgtgagaaatgaaagtgacttacctatcccaagtgttccatagatattaccttgaatatgcaccacttgagaacttaccaaaggacatgtcataagagtatcttgggcaggaatacctttagaacctatactttcaatgcactcctcaagaggggtgaaaaatgagtcattaaaactcacctcttgaggttcaaagttagttccaaagatattatcatgtgaaatggacatttgctcattgaaacacaattgagattcatcattttcatcaaaatgcaacccattttcacatacaacattcccaccattcatgctaggatcattttccaaattattagaggaaataacttcacacaatgcattcaattgctcatgtattctaccaaagtgagaagctaattcatctattctttcctcaatcctatcaaaacggtcggaagttgcatttgctagcttttctattgctgaatcaaattgattagaataattttttgcAGCTAGCTCCCAaaatgcattagaatcattagctaatggttcattCTCTAATTCCCAAGGcagaggtgcattagctaacttctctattgccaactcccaagatggttttgattcatattggacactttcaggttggtgatcataaaaatatgaattatcactataagtacattgattattccaaccataagcaggagaattgctccaattagcactatattgatcaaaacaaggattgtaatgctctaatttatcataataatccacattttgtgcttgcatacatgtattagtagcatgataacctccacacaagtcacaaatcacatgataagaattaaaaacattaacattcctcctctgctcaatttcatgcatcatggtgtccatttgaacttgtaacttaattacatcaaattttgcctttaagcaccttaaaccgtcttcaaaagacatacattcagtaaattcttggttacctctattaaaggagctttgcacttggtaaccatccattaccaatcttccatttctcaagcattgtcctccaaattgtcctacccttctcatcacctaaaattgcttttaaacaacttaagagcaaaattagtaagaagaataggtgataaaacacatacacataaaatacaaaaataacaggtgataattagtaagaagaataggtgataaaacacatacacataaaatacaaaaataacagaaaataacattcacattataactaatattatgtctaaactaataaagttgctcttcacaccgatattgccaaatcttccccggcaacggcgccaagaacttgacgggtattttacatacgtgcaagctaaaaaataccgaattacacccgttcactgcaagtatacagatcaactagtagtttagggtatatatcgggtcgatcccacaaggaagagtgaacaattaccggtattactaaagcttctctattatttagactatcaatgaattataacaaatttaacctactgaaattatacaaaataacaaatgaaagctccttaggttgtggtatccctaactactcatgcaagtactatatttggatcattaattactacatctaggctagttatggtgtaatttccttatgcatttgaatcctactttcgtagtgaatcaattatacttataactaatccatacctattctcatggttatgaaattagctacaagttcatttcttcaatgaaattacatgaaatgaatcactaaaaaccacataagtgcacctctactttcgtgagtgtactccctatgtttagcacttcttgaactagtgttaaatctcaattttcattgcagaaacaacaccttaaataatcacaatcaatggtaccagattaatcatgatttaaagagccaaagtgctaaataacttgctcaaatcacagcagtcaaataaccaaataataaacactaacaattatagaaaggtcaaccaaacccaaggcttaaactttagaaacacataatgaacacaaaatccagaacttgtatattaactaaacttggaatcaaatacaaaagataaagagtttggaaggaatacaacccttgtcacatgagctttcttccttgccttcttcatcctccatcttcatcctaatctagataataaacaagaatggaaaagctacactactctatactaagctaaactaacactagggagatgaaagagctacatttctgcagcttcaagctttctcccgtagctctcttctatttttctgctatggactccaatctctcttcttgcaatgaatttggctcttttatgatgaaaggtggtcaagaaatgaggattacatctcccttttacagctgggaatgtttctcacatgtctagcatccaatgtgagttggtggaggtgaaattgagttttatgcatacagagcagccttttctgaccacaatccggccaggaatccggccacaaatccggccaaattccggccggattgctacagtgaccatttggtcacttctggttcaatttccagctctgctccgattttgcatcaacttccactgaacttttcttgatgataaaagctgatttagctcttgaccaaaacataaaaattgtatccctttgagttagctttccaatgcatcaagaatcatctcatttggatctgtgtaggctgagaaatgaccgaaatacccttacctgctcattgccctgttccagtttcgaccagtagaaatttgctattgtaattcggcattttgacctggaaaaccttcaaactggatttagatgtcttcaccaaagttgtagatatatctcttatcttcaaattggttcaagaatcatcttaatccgatcattgtagctcaagttatagccgaaatacgaaaatgtgtcaaaactgtcaaaatacacaaaatccaagtaaaaaatgataaaaacctcatttaatcacttaaaagcatttttcaccaattatagccaaaatgattcatattctaccaataatataactaaagtgactaaaaataatataaaatatcatacaattattacgtaaattagtcacttatcaaaaatcattcaCCCCATTACAACTTTATCACTTTGGCCCATTTTATTCCATGATTAATAAGATTGATTTTTCAAATCTAAGAAATAATGTGATTAGTCCCATTTTTTAGTCATTTATACAGTAACATTTTTAACACTGTCCTTCCAGGTATATACATAGATTTGTCAAATATTTAGATAACATGTCCAATTAGAGCCATTCTTTAACCATTTTACCTTTTGCaactaaattaattttttttagctttAAACGTATCCTATTAGATGATGATTCCAACCAATGAAACAAACATTCTGACATACATTGTCACCTAGATAGTTTTTTACATGCGTAAATTTCATCTGGATAATTTCAAATATAATGCGTACATCAGAAAGTGcacataaaacaaaattttgatatGAATTATAAATTAATAAAGTGGGCATTTAGATGGTTGTTTTTTTTGGAGTGtttatcaaaaattttaaaacaaatatttgtttaaaCGATTATCTTGGGTGATCATCACAAAAAATAGCAGTATTTCACCAAAGTTATGCCCAATTATTTTTCCTTCATGACTATAATTCTAActctttatttgaaaaaaaaaacatttgaaAAGTGAGATAATGAATCCtaaatgataaaatgaataGAAGTATTGGAGTATAGGGTCGAAAAAGGTAAAATAAGGTAATGAATCCTAAATAGTAAAAGGAGTATAAAGATAGGAGTACAGGATTGGGGAGAGTAAAGTCAAGGAAACTATAGTTGTGGATTGGCATGAAACTATCAAAATGGATGATTTAAGTGGGTTAAATGGATATAATTTTACGTGATTTTGGTTATCTTACCCATTTACAATCCattgcaaaattttatttattttttctcccATATTCCTTAAGCAACAAAATAATATATcattgtaaacaacaaaaataagaacaCATTGCATTaatgaataaatttttaccTAAAAAATTACACAGAAGAACCCATAGTGGTGATCATAAGGAGTTTTAATTTTGTCACTTTACAAGAATCTCAAAATAATTTAGGTATGAATGCAAGAAATCAATTTATACTTAATGAGTTAATTAAAACTTTGAAAGGAGGGAGGGAGGAAGTAggataaaatttaacaaaaattaaagaacaagaaaagaatGTTAAGTATGCCTTTGCAAAAAGTAGAATATAATTATTGAATTTGTTACTAATGAATTTGAATCTAAGTCTAATTTAATTAGGTCCAAATAGATAGTCCCAATCTATCCATTTAATAGCCACTAATTAATGAGTTTAATTGGGTTACCcatttaaaattaataaaattgcaTACACATACTCATTTGTTGAAGACCAACTTGAAAAATTGGTCATTATTTACAACTATATATGGAGAGTAACAGGATATAAGGTAAATAGGATGCGAAATTGGGTAAGAGATTACATAATTTGATAAAAGCAAGAGTACTAAACTAGtactcttttgattttttttaacctttATTCATGTAACTAATATAAATAAGTCAATTACTACTATTATTATATTAAACGTTAATCCGTGCATTAATTGCACGGGTTGCCATACTAGTATTATCCTATCGTAAAAGAAGAGGTCATTGCAGATTGGTCCATGTATATATGCTCATATATGATAGGCACAGGAGCAGTTTTGAATTAGCGGAAAGAGACGTGCGGGTAATATTCATGAATGCACGTTGGTTGTTTTAAGGGCACCAATGTTTCTTGCAGTTTTTGATAGCATGCGATATAATTTGACCCTTAGACACCTCGTACGGCGAGGTCTAGCAGCCCCTATATTCAAATGCCAGTTGTCTAAATGAGATTAATGCATTtccaaataatcatcaattaaTGTTGTTCATCAATATAATTttgcctaaaaaaaaaatcatttcaaaGAACTTTAGTGTTTGTACCATATGATCTTGTGCAACTGCCAATGCAAAAAGGTTTTAGAGATCCTCTTTTGGAAATTCCAAATGCACGCACTATTCAGATATAACATAGTCGTCAAACTTACTGTTGCTTTCAGGTACAGTTTTTAGTGATTTCAGTTAAGAGCACATATTTTGACTTAAAACATTCTGCGGTTCGATTCACCCGCTGGATATATAACTGACCAATGGTTACATATTGCAAAAGGGATAAGAACAACAATCAGTAGTAGGCTTTCATGCATGAACCTGCAAAGTGACAAATCATATATGGAAAATGACTTGGGTTTTAAGAAAAGCTCCTtcaaatttcttgctcaaaaacaaaattttttttatatagctTCTGGCTGGTCAAACAAGAAGGGTtttttggatttgaaatcattACTAGTGACTAAATACCGTgtataaatgaaaataatccAACTAATTACTAGTAAGTTCAAgttataataaaaatatttttgcgtGAATTTGGAATGCGTTTGGATTCAATTGATAAACATTACggccataaaaaaaaagagtaaatcttatatacactgacagtgtatacactatcaccacTGGATTtatgacatgtgtgcaaaagttgaatttcaacttcaaattttgcatagttgttaTTCATCAAATGCTGACAATATATACACTGCCAGTacaggaaagattaatccaaaaaaaaaaaattaccaattCATAAAAAAACTTTTGACGAGCAAGTAGTTTAGCTTTTCATTACCTTTGTTTctaaaaaaggaagaaagacaAATAAAGCCTTCTTCCTCAGGAGGATATAGCCTACATTGATCCATGCTACTCTATCCTCAAGAAATTACGAATTGGAATGCTACAGAAGAGCAATTAATGGAAATTTACAGGAATTTTGCTTCCAAAATTACGAAATTTTAGCTAGCCAATTAATGGAAAGCGAACCGTGTGATCACAGAatatttcttccatttttgtaATCAGAACTAGTCCTTCCATCTTTCCATGTATGTATAATAAGAACTTCAGCCGATAATTCTCTTCCGTCTTCTTCTTGTCCTTCACGTTTGCTCCTACAGTTTTTGTTAGTTAAAGTTGAACTGCCATTTCTGGCATTGCCTaacacaagaaattgaagtaaaCAAATATATATCTATGCAGAATGGAGAGATTTGCTCGATCCCTAAATGCAAGCCAAGCCTATAAATACCACCCATTGCTTTCCAAGTTTCTCATCCCTCGGATTATTACAGCAAAATCTTAGCCTTTACAGATTCTAGTAGCCACCTCTGATAAGAAAATGAACAGCAAAATGAGATTTCTTGCTGtcccatttctcttcattttcttcctcttgccaTCAGCTGAGAGTGTAACGTACAATGTGCAGAGTTACGGGGCGAAATCTGACGGAAGAAGTGATTCCACGAAATCTTTTCTGAGTGCATGGGCTGCAGCTTGTGCCTCAGTTGAGCCTGCAACAATTTATGTTCCAGGAGGAAGATATTTGGTTGGTGGAGCATCATTTTCGGGCCAAAATTGCAAGAATAATGCTATAACCATTCGCATTGATGGAACCCTTGTTGCTCCATCTGATTATAATGTCCTTGGACATACTGGTAACTGGCTCACGTTTGAAAGAACTAATGGACTTTCGATTTACGGTGGAACTCTTGATGGCCAAGGGACTGGTCTCTGGGCTTGCAAAAACTCCGGCAAGAATTGCCCTACAGGAGCAACGGTATGTTGTATAGCCTCCACtgctttgtgtttttttttcttcttacaAGAATCGACAACTTTCAAACTACTTTAAAGGGTACAATACTAAAAGCAGCCTCAAGATTCAACTACAGGTGCAAGAGTTTGAGCGCCTGACCTACAACCAAGACTGAGCATATTACTTTAATTCTGTTGTAGTATTTGTCAAGCAAAATAATCCCACAGAAAACTAGTTTAGTATTGTTTTTTATATTAGATCCACGAAAGAGAAAAGTGGCATTTGGAGTTTTACATGATTCCTTAATCAAATGTGTCTTCATTTTCATCCCTTTTTACCAAATACCAAATAGAAAAACCACAATGTGCTTCTGAATTAGGACGAATGACTAATCATTTCCCTTAATTTGTTTCTTGCTTTTTATGCTGCCACAGTCACTGGGATTCTACAATTCAAACAAAGTCTTGGTCAGTGGATTAAGTTCGTTAAACAGTCAAATTTTCCATATCATCCTCGACGGCTGCCAAAACACTAGGCTAGAAGGAGTAAAGATTTCAGCTCCAGAAAACAGCCCAAACACTGATGGAATTCATGTCCAATCATCTTCTGGTGTTGCAATTACTAACTCTCACATTGGCACTGGTGATGATTGCATCTCATTAGGCCCTGGAAGTTCCAACATATGGATTGAGAATATCAACTGTGGTCCTGGCCATGGAATAAGGTATCAAAATCGGAAACTTATTAAGAGTCCATTAAAGTTCTTTGCAGTTGCTGTAATTCTGATTTATTTACTCAATACATCGATTTTGTGCTTGTTTCAGTATTGGCAGTTTGGGAAGCAATTTGCAAGAACCAGGAGTTAAAAATGTGACAGTTAAAACTGTTACACTTTCGGGCACACAAAATGGTCTGAGGATAAAAACATGGGCAATGCCTAGCAATGGATTTGTTACTGGAGTTCTGTTTCAGCATGCAGTAATGGTTAATGTCCAAAACCCCATCATTATCGACCAAAATTACTGCCCAAATAAGGCCAAATGTCCTGGTCAGGTATGATCAAAAgggttattattattattattatttatgtttTGCAAAAACATTTATCTATAAAAAAAGATCAGAAAATGGGAGCTGATAAATGTGTACATTAATTTTTTGGCAGGCCTCAGGTGTGAGGATTAGTGATGTGACATACCAAGATGTACATGGAACATCAGCAACTGAAGTTGCTGTAAATTTTGACTGCAGTAAAAAGTATCCATGCAGCCGTATAATTCTGGAGGATGTCAATCTTTCCTACAAAGATCGACCAGCTACGGCTTCATGTGTCAATGCGGGCGGATCTTCATCCGGTCTAGCTGTGCCCAAAGCCTGTTTGTAGGAGAAAATGCATGAAGTTCCATACAGTATTTAAAATACGTGCAAAATAGTTGCACAAATCTTGTAGAAAATAAGGGCTCACTTAAGAAAGTGAAGCAGTCTAGCTTTTTATAATGGTACTGTCAAAGTGTAAATCTTGCTTGTGCCTGTGGCTGGATTGGCCTTGCGATCAACACATTATTTGATATTAATACAACAAAATATGTTCTTTTGTGGCTTGAACATCTTCTCTCCTTCAGTTATTTGATTTGGTTTATGGAACTTTAAAATCTATTGGCAAGTAATATGGCTTTAACATCTTCTAATTAATTGTTTATGgaactttatccttgatatcCTAAACTTTTTTGTTGTGTCAAAGTAATAATGGTCTTCTGGCTTGTCGATCTGTGAAACTCAATCTATTAATTTATCCTTGCATATGCACATAATTGGTTACGACACCTTCACAAATGTTATGTATCTTTGCGTAAAAACTTTATCCTTACTTTAGAAGATCCATAGTTATTTATTCAGGTATAAgagtaatttaaaaaaaatagagtaTTATTATTGGAAGTAgaggggcaaaaaaaaaaaaaagaaaaggttgaAAAGACTTATGTGAACTAAATAGGTTTTAAAGGGAATATATGATATAAAAGTGTGTTACTATGGAAATATTAAAGTTATCTCTATgtttttaaagatttttttttaaaaaaaatggttcaAAAGTTTATTAGATTCATTTTCACCTtctctttgtttatttttggcTCATAAAGGTCACTCTTTCCAATCCGACATCTTTAATTACGGGTAAATCAAAGCTATTAATTGCTTGAACCCTGCATCAAaggcagttttttttttggttaagttAAAATTTATTCCCGAGCAACAAAATGTAAGTTATCAGAAAATATGGATAGAGCACATCGTGATGAGCAGCTAAGGCAGAAATATAATAGATTGAGAGACAAGGAACACATCATGCTGAACAACAAAATGTACCTTTTTCCTAGAAGAATGAACAGCGAACTCTTTCCGAGTAGTGGTaggtaaccaaaaaaaaattacgtcTATCTCTCTACGAACAAATGAACAGCgaactcttttcttttcctcgatTATTGAAGAACGACTTTGTGTAATTTTCATCAGTGGGTTTGCGTGAATTGTTCTCAATGAGGAGCAACTAATTTACTTCTTCTTCTACTCAGGGCATAACTGATGAATTGGTTCAATTACAACTGTGAAATCGAATTGATTTTAATATTCGTATATtttctaatttaatttcttatatttgtttTGCTGTTTGAATATCAAGGGTTTGATATCTAATTCAACCTAGCTAAGAACATTTTCTACCAGTTAAgatagttaaatccgtaattgtttaattgtcttaaattagtggtaactagtatgattgggtttgtgtcaggaaGGCGTAAGATCTAATCTATATAAACCCTAGTAACATGTTTATTGATTAGAATAGGGCATTTCTAGTTTTTAAGggaattgaaaaattaaatcttacggtcgtacctatggttatttcttgattagagaAATAATTAATGATCGTATCTTAACTATCGACATAGTAAGAAACCGTTGATTGTCATCATTTG from Coffea eugenioides isolate CCC68of unplaced genomic scaffold, Ceug_1.0 ScVebR1_3502;HRSCAF=4724, whole genome shotgun sequence includes:
- the LOC113758022 gene encoding polygalacturonase-like — translated: MRFLAVPFLFIFFLLPSAESVTYNVQSYGAKSDGRSDSTKSFLSAWAAACASVEPATIYVPGGRYLVGGASFSGQNCKNNAITIRIDGTLVAPSDYNVLGHTGNWLTFERTNGLSIYGGTLDGQGTGLWACKNSGKNCPTGATSLGFYNSNKVLVSGLSSLNSQIFHIILDGCQNTRLEGVKISAPENSPNTDGIHVQSSSGVAITNSHIGTGDDCISLGPGSSNIWIENINCGPGHGISIGSLGSNLQEPGVKNVTVKTVTLSGTQNGLRIKTWAMPSNGFVTGVLFQHAVMVNVQNPIIIDQNYCPNKAKCPGQASGVRISDVTYQDVHGTSATEVAVNFDCSKKYPCSRIILEDVNLSYKDRPATASCVNAGGSSSGLAVPKACL